One genomic window of Geobacter anodireducens includes the following:
- a CDS encoding conjugal transfer protein TraU: protein MKRVLVAIVALALVYSNAAAGTLNPVTDVCWRCIFPITTGGVAWGNSGEPPAGNVTAPACACTGTSGVRIGVTTSFNEHAWLIESVKTPYYFPALNAELSNPDPGYKSGDSRGSSGDATRESFQHVHHYIFPAYSLVGLFTDMPCLERNAFDLGYMTEVDDMWSDDLLALLINPEALAFGNPVTQLSCIADSVAAAVGYPIDPLFWCLGSWGSSYPLTGTTATSDPTTAAAATASRLIFKLGREGALWDTGINECSDRGVLTPFMIKSNYKLQIARPVVGNQCIPIGRSGLIWGSGKNPVVGGAGKTDEFLWVVTRRRVCCVGYNVTQQ, encoded by the coding sequence ATGAAGAGAGTTTTGGTCGCTATCGTAGCATTAGCTCTTGTCTACAGTAACGCGGCAGCCGGCACCCTTAACCCCGTTACCGACGTTTGCTGGCGCTGCATTTTCCCTATAACAACCGGAGGGGTCGCCTGGGGAAATTCGGGTGAACCACCTGCAGGAAATGTAACGGCTCCAGCCTGTGCATGCACTGGCACGAGCGGTGTGCGTATCGGCGTGACAACCTCCTTCAACGAGCACGCTTGGCTGATCGAGTCGGTGAAGACACCATACTACTTCCCCGCACTGAATGCTGAACTGTCCAATCCGGATCCTGGCTACAAGTCCGGTGACTCGCGTGGCAGCAGTGGCGATGCAACCCGTGAATCATTCCAGCACGTGCACCACTACATTTTCCCCGCATACAGTCTGGTTGGGTTGTTCACCGATATGCCGTGTCTTGAGCGCAATGCCTTTGACCTAGGTTACATGACAGAAGTCGACGATATGTGGTCGGATGATCTCCTCGCGCTTCTTATCAATCCTGAAGCCCTGGCTTTCGGCAATCCGGTGACTCAATTGTCGTGCATCGCCGATTCGGTTGCGGCAGCAGTCGGGTATCCGATAGACCCACTTTTCTGGTGCCTTGGGTCGTGGGGATCCTCCTACCCTTTGACCGGGACCACGGCAACCAGTGATCCAACGACTGCGGCAGCGGCGACGGCCTCCCGGCTAATCTTCAAACTTGGCAGGGAAGGAGCCCTATGGGACACAGGGATCAACGAGTGCTCGGATCGCGGGGTTTTGACTCCGTTCATGATCAAATCAAACTACAAACTTCAGATCGCCAGGCCGGTGGTTGGAAACCAATGTATCCCCATCGGACGTTCAGGGCTTATCTGGGGGAGCGGAAAAAACCCGGTGGTTGGCGGCGCCGGGAAGACGGACGAATTTCTGTGGGTGGTCACGAGGAGGCGGGTGTGCTGCGTTGGCTACAACGTAACTCAACAGTAG